A single window of Sphingobacteriales bacterium DNA harbors:
- the lon gene encoding endopeptidase La — protein sequence MSNMFSDDQVEMIPILSIDEDDSVKTELLPKVLPILPLRNNVLFPGVVIPISVGREKSMKAIKKANKSDKFIGVVAQRDTNNDEPEFKDLYHFGTIARVIKLINMPDGGITVILQGVRKIKITNCTQEEPFIESDIEYIEDTTITDVQEEKALMDTMKELANKIIELSPQIPNEAKIVLNNINNPKYLAHFITSNLNIEANLKQELLENNDIVQSIQQVIKYLQQEMQVQEIKANIHTKTRTDIDKQQREYFLNQQIKAIQEELGGDMYQEEINRLKEKAKEKKWNEVVAKHFEKEIGKLQRINPAAAEYSVILNYLDWMAELPWNEYTQDNFNLKHAKTVLDEDHFGLDKIKDRIIEYLAVLKLKGDLKSPILCFVGPPGVGKTSLGKSIAKALDRKYVRMALGGLHDESEIRGHRKTYIGALPGRIIQSLKKVQSANPVFILDEIDKLGKDHRGDPSSALLEVLDPEQNSTFYDNYLEQEFDLSKVLFIATANNIGEIAPPLRDRMEIIQLSGYSVEEKIEIAKKHLVQKQREAHGLKANQVKISPTILQQVITKYTYESGVRELDRVLASIMRNIAKSVSLEEEYNSNISTEDLSKILGKPKYNHDLYTKNLPCGVAIGLAWTPMGGDILFLETTLSKGKGKLTLTGNLGNVMKESATTALTYLQSIANELHLDQNIFEENNLHIHVPEGAIPKDGPSAGIALLTALASLYTNKKIKAYTALSGEITLRGKVLPVGGIKEKILAAKRAGIKEIILCAQNEKDVEEIQAEFIKGLKFHYVENMNEVLDIALV from the coding sequence ATGAGTAATATGTTTTCTGATGACCAAGTAGAGATGATACCAATTTTATCTATAGATGAAGATGATTCTGTAAAAACAGAATTGCTACCAAAAGTATTACCAATTCTTCCATTAAGAAATAATGTTTTGTTTCCAGGCGTTGTTATTCCAATTTCTGTAGGCAGAGAAAAATCTATGAAGGCAATAAAAAAAGCAAATAAATCTGATAAATTTATTGGTGTAGTTGCTCAAAGAGATACAAATAATGACGAACCAGAATTTAAAGATTTATACCACTTTGGTACCATTGCTCGCGTTATCAAACTTATCAATATGCCTGATGGTGGCATTACTGTAATACTACAAGGTGTACGAAAAATAAAGATAACCAATTGCACACAAGAAGAACCTTTTATAGAATCTGACATAGAATATATAGAAGATACTACTATCACAGATGTGCAAGAAGAAAAAGCATTAATGGATACCATGAAGGAATTAGCCAATAAGATAATTGAGCTATCGCCTCAAATTCCAAATGAAGCAAAAATTGTATTAAACAATATCAACAATCCAAAATATTTAGCACATTTCATTACATCAAATCTAAATATTGAAGCAAACTTAAAGCAAGAACTTTTAGAAAATAATGATATCGTTCAGTCTATACAACAAGTGATAAAGTATTTGCAACAAGAAATGCAAGTACAAGAAATTAAAGCAAATATACATACAAAAACAAGAACTGATATTGACAAACAACAACGTGAATATTTTCTTAACCAACAAATAAAAGCTATCCAAGAAGAATTGGGTGGCGACATGTACCAAGAAGAAATCAATAGACTAAAAGAAAAAGCAAAAGAAAAAAAATGGAACGAAGTGGTTGCCAAACATTTTGAAAAAGAAATAGGCAAACTACAACGCATCAATCCAGCAGCAGCAGAATATTCTGTCATTCTAAATTATTTAGACTGGATGGCAGAACTTCCTTGGAATGAATACACACAAGATAACTTCAATCTAAAACATGCAAAAACAGTATTAGATGAAGACCATTTTGGATTAGACAAAATTAAGGATAGAATTATAGAATACTTAGCTGTATTAAAACTTAAAGGCGATTTAAAGTCTCCGATTCTTTGTTTTGTTGGTCCTCCAGGTGTTGGAAAAACATCATTAGGTAAGAGTATTGCCAAAGCATTGGATAGAAAATATGTGCGTATGGCATTGGGTGGCTTGCATGATGAAAGTGAGATTCGTGGACACAGAAAAACATATATTGGTGCGTTGCCAGGCAGAATTATTCAATCATTAAAAAAAGTACAAAGTGCAAATCCTGTTTTTATCTTAGATGAAATAGACAAACTGGGAAAAGACCATAGAGGCGATCCAAGTTCAGCATTGTTAGAAGTTTTAGATCCAGAGCAAAACAGCACTTTCTATGACAATTACTTAGAACAAGAATTTGATTTGTCTAAAGTATTGTTTATTGCTACTGCAAACAATATTGGCGAAATAGCACCACCACTCAGAGATAGAATGGAAATTATACAATTGAGTGGATATTCTGTAGAAGAAAAAATAGAGATTGCAAAAAAACACTTAGTGCAAAAACAAAGAGAAGCACATGGTTTAAAAGCCAATCAAGTAAAAATTTCTCCAACTATATTACAACAAGTTATTACAAAATATACTTACGAAAGTGGCGTTAGAGAATTAGATAGAGTGCTAGCATCTATCATGCGAAACATTGCAAAATCTGTTTCACTAGAAGAAGAATACAATAGCAATATTAGCACAGAAGATTTAAGTAAAATATTAGGAAAACCAAAATACAACCACGATTTATATACAAAAAATCTACCTTGTGGTGTTGCTATTGGCTTGGCTTGGACACCAATGGGTGGCGATATTTTATTCTTAGAGACTACACTATCTAAAGGCAAAGGCAAACTAACATTAACAGGAAATTTGGGCAATGTAATGAAAGAATCTGCAACAACTGCATTAACTTATTTACAGTCTATTGCTAATGAACTACATTTAGACCAAAATATATTTGAAGAAAATAATTTGCATATTCATGTACCAGAAGGTGCCATTCCAAAAGATGGTCCATCTGCAGGAATTGCACTGCTTACAGCATTGGCATCATTATACACAAACAAAAAAATAAAAGCATACACAGCATTAAGTGGCGAAATTACATTGCGTGGCAAAGTGTTACCAGTTGGTGGAATAAAAGAAAAAATATTAGCTGCAAAACGTGCGGGAATTAAAGAGATAATTTTGTGTGCTCAGAATGAAAAAGATGTTGAAGAAATTCAAGCAGAATTTATCAAAGGATTGAAATTTCATTATGTAGAAAACATGAATGAAGTTTTGGATATTGCTTTAGTGTAA
- a CDS encoding SPASM domain-containing protein yields the protein MKSWQHIVSIINVLSVRKIWNMCLVYFSFYLSKFLRKPIQFGLPFSISIEPTTSCNLRCPECPSGLRSFTRNIGMLNPVFFEKIISELKSHLVYLTFYFQGEPYLNKDFLKMVAIAKKNKIYTSTSTNAHYLNDENAKNTIESGLDRLIISIDGTTQDTYEQYRIGGQLDKVLDGTKKIIEWKQKLNSKSPYVIFQFLVVRHNEHQIDDLKNIAQTIGVDEVILKTAQVYDYKNGNDLIPKNEKYSRYKKQSDGTYTIKNNLENACWKLWHSCVITWNGIVVPCCFDKDAQHQLGNIQTNDFKSIWRGDAYQQFRKLLTKSRKEIDICSNCSEGCKVNFNVEID from the coding sequence ATGAAATCTTGGCAACATATTGTTTCTATTATAAATGTTCTATCTGTGCGTAAGATATGGAATATGTGCCTTGTGTATTTTTCATTCTATTTAAGTAAATTTCTAAGAAAACCTATCCAATTTGGCTTACCATTTTCAATTTCTATAGAACCAACAACATCTTGCAATTTACGTTGCCCAGAATGTCCAAGTGGTTTGCGTTCTTTTACAAGAAACATAGGCATGCTCAATCCTGTTTTTTTTGAGAAGATAATTTCAGAACTCAAATCACACTTAGTCTACCTTACATTTTATTTTCAAGGCGAGCCATATCTCAATAAAGATTTTTTAAAAATGGTAGCTATTGCAAAGAAAAATAAAATCTACACATCAACATCTACCAATGCACATTATTTGAATGATGAAAATGCAAAAAACACCATTGAATCTGGGTTAGACAGACTAATTATTTCTATTGATGGCACAACACAAGATACTTACGAACAATACAGAATTGGTGGTCAGCTAGACAAAGTATTAGATGGTACTAAAAAAATCATTGAATGGAAGCAAAAGCTAAACAGCAAATCACCATATGTTATTTTTCAGTTTTTAGTTGTTAGGCATAATGAACATCAAATTGATGATTTAAAAAATATTGCTCAAACGATTGGTGTAGATGAAGTAATTCTAAAAACTGCACAAGTGTACGATTACAAAAATGGAAATGATTTGATACCAAAAAATGAAAAATACTCAAGGTATAAAAAACAAAGTGATGGAACTTATACCATAAAAAACAATTTAGAAAATGCATGTTGGAAATTGTGGCATAGTTGTGTTATTACTTGGAATGGCATTGTTGTTCCATGTTGTTTTGATAAAGATGCACAGCATCAATTGGGCAATATACAAACCAACGATTTTAAATCTATTTGGCGTGGTGATGCCTACCAACAATTTAGAAAACTACTGACAAAAAGTAGAAAAGAAATAGACATCTGTAGCAATTGCTCAGAAGGTTGTAAGGTAAATTTTAATGTAGAAATAGATTGA
- a CDS encoding PIN domain-containing protein, translating to MEQYLIDNNIISLYFSGRISKSANLFLSDVIDRIPNISVITQIEALSWVNPDKSKELVVSNFINDANIISISSSIVKQCVSIRRARKIKTPDAIIAATAIIHNYILITCDNDFNNIEGLEVINPNNL from the coding sequence ATGGAACAATATTTAATAGATAATAATATTATTTCATTATACTTTTCTGGTCGCATATCTAAAAGTGCCAATCTATTTTTATCTGATGTTATTGATAGAATTCCAAATATATCTGTCATTACGCAAATAGAAGCTCTATCATGGGTAAATCCAGATAAGAGCAAAGAACTTGTTGTATCTAATTTTATTAATGATGCAAATATTATTTCAATTTCATCTTCAATAGTTAAACAATGTGTTAGCATTAGACGTGCAAGAAAAATTAAAACACCTGATGCTATTATTGCTGCAACTGCCATCATTCATAATTATATCTTGATTACATGTGATAATGATTTCAATAATATTGAAGGATTAGAAGTCATTAATCCAAATAACTTATAA
- the miaA gene encoding tRNA (adenosine(37)-N6)-dimethylallyltransferase MiaA — translation MTTNRKYLIVLVGPTAVGKTKTAITLAKYFNTEIISADSRQIYQELNIGVARPSIEELEMAKHHFIANKSIEEYVSAGTYEKEVLEILDNLFQKNDVVILCGGTGFYINAVLYGFDTIPEIEQQVREKLIHVYNEKGIIHLQEQLKELDIDTYNNMDINNTQRVIRALEVCIGTGAPFSSFKQKKEINRNFIPIKIGLNLPKEKLHAQINHRVDEMIKQGFVAEAQQLYNYRKNNALQTVGYKELFDYFDGNTNLEEAIELIKLHTRQYAKRQMTFFNKNKDYTWFEPEQTNEIIDYIKSKD, via the coding sequence TTGACAACAAATCGTAAATATTTGATTGTATTGGTCGGCCCAACTGCTGTTGGAAAAACTAAGACAGCAATAACATTAGCAAAATATTTTAATACAGAAATTATTTCTGCTGATTCAAGACAAATCTATCAAGAACTAAATATTGGTGTTGCTAGACCAAGTATTGAAGAGCTTGAAATGGCTAAACATCATTTCATTGCCAATAAAAGTATTGAAGAGTATGTTTCTGCTGGCACTTACGAAAAAGAAGTGTTGGAAATCTTGGACAATTTATTTCAAAAAAATGATGTTGTGATTTTGTGTGGTGGCACTGGTTTTTACATCAATGCTGTGCTGTATGGTTTTGATACGATACCAGAAATTGAACAACAAGTAAGAGAAAAACTAATTCATGTGTACAATGAGAAAGGCATCATACATCTACAAGAACAACTAAAAGAATTGGATATTGACACATACAACAACATGGACATCAACAATACGCAAAGAGTTATCAGAGCTTTAGAAGTTTGCATTGGTACTGGTGCTCCATTTTCATCATTTAAACAAAAGAAAGAAATTAATAGAAATTTTATTCCAATAAAAATTGGATTGAATTTGCCTAAAGAAAAATTGCATGCACAAATCAACCATCGTGTAGATGAAATGATAAAGCAAGGATTTGTGGCAGAAGCACAGCAATTATACAACTATAGAAAAAATAATGCGTTGCAAACTGTTGGCTACAAAGAATTGTTTGACTATTTTGATGGAAATACAAATTTGGAAGAAGCTATAGAATTGATAAAATTGCACACCAGACAATATGCAAAAAGACAGATGACATTCTTCAACAAAAACAAAGACTATACTTGGTTTGAGCCTGAGCAAACGAATGAAATTATTGACTATATAAAATCTAAAGATTGA
- a CDS encoding ATP-binding cassette domain-containing protein, translating to MLLYLKIHQFIKGKELLFKNFEWQIEKNESWAIVGNIGTGKTTLLKLIAGTEYLPLHDGKLILENSLSTNEIEFVSFLDEKKWIVRKDFYYQQRYYTSFTDEEMKLKDFFELYTIDKTKYENIIQLTQKYKLDVLYDVPFIQLSNGQKNKSILIKSMQLDCKMLLLDNPFVGIDTESRIEIFKLIDEIISNNKFVIYSTNYPIFTTSTTHVLELKNQETYNLYLKEDFPKKTNSNKKYANNRTAIKSKRKVIELNDVNISYHEKSILENINWTVFEAEKWAVLGENGSGKSTLLSLLYADHPHAYKNNILLFDEPRNNKSIWEIKSRIGYLSSEFHLHFIEPLNVFQTVATGFTDTLYFSNNLSAAQNNKIEECLKIFKIEKLKDRLFLNLSFGEQRLVLFVRAIIKKPELLILDEAYQGFDKATIELCNHYLNNILPASTTLIFTTHYKEEMPECIDKYLYLEKGKIIMHD from the coding sequence GTGTTATTATATCTAAAAATTCATCAATTTATAAAAGGAAAAGAATTGCTATTTAAAAATTTTGAATGGCAAATAGAAAAGAATGAGAGTTGGGCAATTGTTGGCAATATTGGAACTGGAAAAACAACTTTATTGAAATTAATTGCAGGTACAGAATATTTGCCATTGCATGATGGAAAATTAATTCTTGAAAATTCTCTATCTACAAATGAAATAGAATTTGTTTCTTTTTTAGATGAGAAAAAATGGATAGTTAGAAAAGATTTTTATTACCAACAACGATATTATACTTCATTTACTGATGAAGAAATGAAGCTAAAGGATTTTTTTGAATTATATACAATTGATAAAACTAAATATGAAAATATAATTCAACTCACGCAAAAATATAAATTAGATGTGTTGTATGATGTGCCATTCATTCAGCTATCAAACGGACAAAAAAACAAATCTATTCTAATAAAATCTATGCAATTAGATTGTAAGATGTTGTTGCTTGATAATCCATTTGTTGGTATTGATACAGAAAGTAGAATAGAAATTTTTAAGTTGATTGATGAAATTATAAGTAATAATAAGTTTGTTATTTATAGTACCAATTATCCAATTTTTACAACATCAACTACACATGTTTTAGAACTAAAAAATCAAGAAACATATAATTTGTATTTAAAAGAAGATTTTCCTAAAAAGACAAATTCTAATAAGAAATATGCTAATAATAGAACAGCAATAAAATCAAAAAGAAAAGTAATAGAACTAAATGATGTAAATATTAGTTATCATGAAAAGTCTATTCTGGAAAATATAAATTGGACAGTTTTTGAAGCTGAGAAATGGGCAGTTTTAGGAGAAAATGGCTCAGGGAAATCTACATTGCTGAGTTTGTTATACGCAGACCATCCACACGCATATAAAAATAATATTTTGTTGTTTGATGAACCACGCAACAATAAAAGTATTTGGGAAATAAAATCAAGGATTGGATATTTATCATCAGAGTTTCATTTGCACTTTATAGAACCACTTAATGTTTTTCAAACTGTTGCAACTGGTTTTACAGATACATTATACTTTTCTAATAATTTATCAGCAGCACAAAACAATAAAATTGAAGAATGTTTGAAAATTTTCAAAATAGAAAAATTAAAGGATAGATTGTTTTTAAATTTATCTTTTGGCGAACAACGTTTGGTATTGTTTGTGCGCGCTATCATTAAAAAACCAGAATTATTGATTTTAGATGAAGCATATCAAGGATTTGATAAGGCTACGATTGAGTTGTGCAATCATTATCTTAATAATATTTTGCCAGCAAGTACAACACTTATTTTTACAACGCATTATAAAGAAGAAATGCCAGAATGTATTGATAAATACTTATATTTAGAAAAAGGAAAAATTATAATGCATGACTAA
- a CDS encoding N-acetyltransferase → MENYFIHESAIVDEGAQIGENTKVWHFSHIMKSAIVGENCIIGQNVFIASNVIIANNVKIQNNVSVYEGVEIEDNVFVGPSVVFTNVINPRSFIERKDEYKKTIIKHGASIGANATIVCGNSIGEFAMVGAGSVITKNVLAHALVVGNPGKQIAWVCKCGNKLHFDENGNATCTIENTQYVLENNIVSIKK, encoded by the coding sequence ATGGAAAATTATTTTATACACGAAAGTGCTATTGTTGATGAAGGTGCGCAAATTGGAGAAAATACGAAAGTGTGGCATTTTTCTCATATCATGAAGTCTGCAATAGTTGGAGAAAATTGCATAATAGGACAAAATGTTTTTATTGCATCGAATGTGATAATTGCTAACAATGTAAAAATCCAAAATAATGTGTCTGTGTACGAAGGCGTGGAAATTGAAGACAATGTTTTTGTTGGACCAAGTGTTGTTTTTACCAATGTTATTAATCCACGAAGTTTTATAGAAAGAAAAGATGAGTATAAAAAAACAATTATTAAACATGGAGCAAGTATTGGTGCTAATGCAACAATAGTTTGTGGAAATTCTATTGGCGAATTTGCAATGGTTGGTGCTGGTTCTGTAATAACAAAAAATGTATTAGCGCATGCTTTGGTTGTCGGCAATCCTGGAAAACAAATTGCTTGGGTTTGCAAATGTGGTAATAAATTACATTTTGACGAAAATGGAAACGCAACTTGTACAATAGAAAATACACAGTATGTGCTTGAAAATAATATTGTTTCAATAAAAAAATAA
- a CDS encoding Gfo/Idh/MocA family oxidoreductase — MTNFAIIGVAGFVAPKHLQAIKNIGGKVVLAHDVSDAVGVLDSYFPECFFYTNLQDFSTAIQQHSIDFLVVCTPNFLHVEHCIFGLMHNLNVICEKPLVLNTEEIILLKERELEYNKKIYTILQLRLHEQVQYIKNSIDNEKYYVGQLSYFTPRGNWYHQSWKGIETKSGGIATNIGVHFFDMLCWFFGKIKHIELIEKNDTTSKGMLHFEKAKIHWHLCIDRNLEPTRKIILNDEEYIFTDGFHHLHTQCYKNILEGNGFGIDENYAATQVIYEIRNSNQP, encoded by the coding sequence ATGACTAATTTTGCTATTATTGGAGTTGCTGGTTTTGTAGCACCAAAGCATTTGCAAGCCATAAAAAATATTGGTGGCAAAGTTGTATTAGCGCATGATGTTTCTGATGCTGTTGGAGTATTAGATTCTTATTTTCCTGAATGTTTTTTTTATACTAATCTTCAAGATTTTAGCACAGCAATACAACAACATAGTATAGATTTTTTAGTAGTATGCACGCCAAATTTTTTGCATGTTGAGCATTGTATTTTTGGCTTAATGCACAATCTTAATGTTATTTGCGAAAAACCATTAGTGTTGAATACAGAAGAAATTATTTTATTAAAAGAAAGAGAATTAGAGTATAATAAAAAAATATATACAATATTGCAATTGAGATTGCATGAGCAAGTTCAGTACATTAAAAATAGTATAGATAATGAAAAATACTATGTAGGACAATTAAGCTACTTTACGCCACGAGGAAATTGGTATCATCAAAGTTGGAAAGGAATAGAAACAAAATCTGGTGGCATAGCAACGAATATTGGCGTACATTTTTTTGATATGTTGTGTTGGTTTTTTGGCAAAATAAAACATATAGAATTGATTGAAAAAAATGATACAACATCAAAAGGAATGCTGCATTTTGAGAAAGCAAAAATACATTGGCATTTGTGTATAGATAGAAATTTAGAACCAACAAGAAAAATTATACTCAACGATGAAGAATATATTTTTACTGATGGATTCCATCATTTGCACACACAATGCTATAAAAATATTTTAGAAGGAAATGGATTTGGCATTGATGAAAATTATGCAGCAACACAAGTGATATATGAAATTAGAAATTCTAATCAGCCTTAA
- the recG gene encoding ATP-dependent DNA helicase RecG: MPLPNNQDFLQTPIEYLKGVGPERAVILKNEANIYTFGDLLKLFPYKYIDRTQFYSTQHIDSSTNYIQLKGKVKDLHELGENRGKRLVATFYDNDGDIELVWFKGIKWIKTGIKPNETYVLYGKPNWFNGKLNIPHPELELLSTYNNAELGSFKALYNTSEKMKNKGLDSKGISKLISNLIAQLNSSHIFENIPSTVLQQYKLVSRYDAYKNIHQPKDSTIQDAAIKRLKFEELFYVQLSLIQNKIIRKKNKGIFFEKVSAYFNQFYNHNLPFELTNAQKRVLKEIRKDTLSYLQMNRLLQGDVGSGKTIIALLSMLMALDNGYQATLMAPTEILAQQHFINIKELLSSSDISVELLTGSTKSKQRKAILNDLEAGTLKIIIGTHALLEDEVKFNNLGIAIIDEQHRFGVAQRAKLWMKNTIAPHILVMTATPIPRTLAMTLYGDLDISIIDELPPGRKEIKTVHRLETHRLAVFEFIKDEIKKGRQIYIVYPLIEESEKLDLIDLNNGYESICRAFPTPEYHVSIVHGKMKAEAKNFEMERFVKGETQIMVATTVIEVGVNVPNASVMIIENADRFGLSQLHQLRGRVGRGAEHSYCILMTDFKLSNDARTRIKTMCDTNAGFKISEVDLQLRGPGNLEGTQQSGNINLLIANLATDGRILEEARNVALKILEDDEQLQLPQHQNIKQYLYNRTNRSGKWSNVS, from the coding sequence ATGCCATTGCCAAATAATCAAGATTTCTTACAAACACCTATAGAGTATTTAAAAGGTGTTGGACCAGAACGTGCTGTTATCTTAAAGAATGAAGCAAATATTTATACATTTGGCGATTTACTAAAGCTATTTCCTTACAAATATATTGATAGAACTCAATTTTACTCTACGCAACATATAGATAGTTCTACAAACTACATACAGCTCAAAGGAAAAGTAAAAGACTTGCATGAACTTGGCGAAAATAGAGGCAAAAGACTTGTAGCCACATTCTATGATAATGATGGTGATATTGAATTAGTTTGGTTTAAAGGCATAAAATGGATAAAAACAGGCATCAAACCTAATGAAACTTATGTGTTGTATGGAAAACCAAATTGGTTTAATGGGAAATTAAATATTCCACATCCTGAATTAGAATTACTAAGTACTTATAATAATGCTGAATTGGGAAGTTTTAAAGCACTATATAATACTTCAGAAAAAATGAAGAATAAAGGCTTGGATAGCAAAGGAATTTCCAAACTTATTTCAAATCTGATTGCTCAACTCAATTCATCACATATATTTGAAAATATTCCAAGTACTGTTTTACAACAATATAAATTAGTTTCAAGGTACGATGCCTATAAGAATATTCATCAACCTAAAGACTCAACAATACAAGATGCAGCCATAAAAAGATTAAAATTTGAAGAGTTATTTTATGTGCAATTATCATTGATACAGAATAAAATCATCAGAAAAAAAAACAAAGGCATATTTTTCGAAAAAGTCTCAGCGTATTTCAATCAATTCTATAATCACAACTTACCATTTGAGTTGACAAATGCACAAAAAAGAGTACTTAAAGAAATAAGAAAAGATACGCTTTCATATTTGCAAATGAACAGACTATTGCAAGGTGATGTAGGTTCTGGAAAAACTATTATTGCATTGCTTTCTATGCTTATGGCATTAGACAATGGTTACCAAGCAACCTTAATGGCACCTACTGAAATATTAGCACAGCAGCATTTTATCAATATCAAAGAATTATTGTCTAGCTCAGACATTTCAGTAGAATTATTAACTGGCTCTACAAAATCTAAACAAAGAAAGGCAATACTAAATGACTTAGAAGCTGGTACATTAAAAATAATCATTGGTACACATGCATTATTAGAAGATGAAGTAAAATTTAATAATTTGGGCATTGCTATTATTGATGAACAACATCGTTTTGGTGTAGCACAAAGAGCAAAACTCTGGATGAAGAACACAATAGCACCACATATTTTGGTAATGACAGCAACACCAATACCAAGAACGCTTGCCATGACTTTATATGGTGATTTGGATATTTCTATCATTGATGAATTGCCACCAGGAAGAAAAGAGATTAAAACAGTACATCGTTTAGAAACACACAGATTGGCTGTTTTTGAATTTATAAAAGATGAAATAAAAAAAGGTAGGCAAATTTATATTGTTTATCCATTGATTGAAGAAAGTGAAAAATTAGATTTAATTGACTTAAACAATGGCTACGAAAGTATTTGCAGAGCGTTTCCAACACCAGAATACCATGTAAGTATTGTACATGGAAAGATGAAAGCTGAAGCCAAAAATTTTGAGATGGAAAGATTTGTAAAAGGAGAAACACAAATTATGGTTGCTACCACAGTCATTGAAGTTGGCGTGAATGTACCAAATGCAAGTGTGATGATAATAGAAAATGCTGACAGATTTGGATTATCACAATTACATCAATTGCGTGGCAGAGTTGGGCGTGGTGCAGAACACTCTTACTGTATTCTGATGACAGATTTTAAACTTTCTAATGATGCCAGAACTCGAATAAAAACAATGTGTGATACAAATGCTGGTTTTAAAATTTCTGAAGTAGATTTGCAATTGCGTGGTCCAGGAAACTTAGAAGGTACCCAACAAAGTGGAAATATAAACTTGCTAATTGCAAATCTTGCCACTGATGGAAGAATATTAGAAGAAGCTAGGAATGTTGCTCTAAAAATTTTAGAAGACGACGAACAACTACAGTTGCCACAACATCAAAACATCAAACAGTACTTGTATAATAGGACAAATAGGAGCGGAAAATGGAGCAATGTGAGCTAA
- a CDS encoding glycosyltransferase codes for MNDKHYILVAFLDWGLGHATRCMPIIDTLLAKQYAVILAGNGKSLQFMQQQYPNLKTYELPDYNIQYDANKHAAWQILWQSTKIYDAINKEYECVKNIVAQENIQTIISDNRYGVHHEKCKNIFVSHQIAIQAPKPFKFVEPFLLNRLLKLIHKFDELWIPDIEEIEISLTGKLSHNFSTKISKKYIGILSRFTKNIHSSYYDDEKFDVVAIISGVEPQRTHFEATLLEKLKQTNKKCLLICGRVENEMTKIVDDNVTIINFLHSDALMYYLQQAKVIVCRSGYSTIMDLVALNKKAILIPTPGQTEQEYLAKMLSEKKMTIMQTQDKIDLVLALQQTESIQGFSNVYTKDLSKEISLH; via the coding sequence TTGAATGATAAACATTATATATTAGTTGCCTTTTTAGATTGGGGTTTAGGTCATGCTACACGTTGCATGCCAATTATAGATACATTATTAGCAAAACAATATGCTGTAATATTAGCAGGAAACGGGAAATCACTTCAATTTATGCAACAACAATATCCTAATCTTAAAACGTATGAATTGCCTGATTATAATATTCAATATGATGCAAATAAACATGCAGCTTGGCAAATACTGTGGCAATCTACCAAGATATACGATGCTATAAACAAAGAGTATGAATGTGTGAAAAATATTGTTGCACAAGAAAATATACAAACAATTATTTCTGACAATAGATATGGTGTGCATCACGAAAAATGTAAAAATATATTTGTAAGTCATCAAATAGCTATTCAAGCACCAAAACCTTTTAAGTTTGTTGAGCCATTTTTATTAAATAGATTATTGAAATTGATACATAAATTTGATGAGCTTTGGATTCCAGATATAGAAGAAATTGAGATAAGCTTAACAGGAAAATTATCACATAATTTTTCAACTAAAATCAGCAAAAAATATATTGGCATCTTATCAAGATTTACTAAAAATATACATTCATCGTATTATGACGATGAAAAATTTGATGTTGTTGCAATAATATCTGGAGTAGAACCACAGCGTACGCATTTTGAAGCAACATTGTTAGAAAAATTAAAACAAACAAATAAAAAATGCCTATTGATTTGTGGTAGAGTAGAAAATGAAATGACAAAGATTGTAGATGACAATGTAACAATCATTAATTTTTTGCATTCAGATGCATTGATGTATTATTTACAACAAGCAAAGGTTATTGTATGTCGTTCAGGTTATAGTACCATCATGGATTTGGTGGCATTAAACAAAAAAGCTATTCTGATACCTACACCAGGACAAACAGAACAAGAATATTTGGCAAAAATGCTATCAGAAAAAAAAATGACTATTATGCAAACGCAAGATAAAATTGACTTAGTACTTGCACTGCAACAAACTGAATCAATACAAGGTTTTAGTAATGTTTATACGAAAGATTTGAGTAAGGAAATTAGCTTACACTAA